The following proteins are co-located in the Camelina sativa cultivar DH55 chromosome 12, Cs, whole genome shotgun sequence genome:
- the LOC104733218 gene encoding cytokinin dehydrogenase 4-like yields LYSDFSAFKRDQERLISMTNDLGVDFLEGQLMMSNGIVDTSFFPLSDQTRVASLVNDHRIIYVLEVAKYYDSTTLPIINLVMDMLSKTLGFAPGFMFIQDVPYFDFLNRVRNEEEKLRSLGLWEVPHPWLNIFVPKSRILDFHDGVISGLLLNQTATAGVTLFYPTNRNKWNNLMSTMSPDEDVFYVIGLLQSAGGSQNWQELENLNDKIIQFCENSGIKIKEYLMHYTRKEDWIKHFGPKWYDFLRRKIMFDPKRLLSPGQDIFN; encoded by the exons CTCTACAGTGACTTCTCGGCTTTTAAAAGAGACCAAGAGCGTTTGATATCAATGACCAATGATCTTGGAGTTGACTTTTTGGAAGGTCAACTGATGATGTCCAACGGCATCGTAGACACCTCTTTTTTTCCACTCTCCGATCAAACAAGAGTTGCATCTCTTGTCAATGACCATCGTATCATCTATGTTCTCGAAGTAGCCAAGTATTATGATAGCACGACCCTTCCCATCATTAACCtg GTGATGGACATGTTATCTAAAACTCTAGGTTTTGCTCCCGGTTTCATGTTCATACAAGATGTTCCTTATTTCGATTTCTTGAACCGTGTCCGAAACGAGGAAGAGAAACTCAGATCTCTAGGGCTATGGGAAGTTCCTCATCCATGGCTAAATATTTTTGTCCCGAAATCTCGAATTCTAGATTTTCATGATGGTGTTATCAGTGGCCTTCTTCTCAACCAAACCGCAACTGCTGGTGTTACTCTCTTTTATCCCACAAACCGAAACAA ATGGAACAACCTCATGTCAACGATGTCACCGGACGAAGACGTTTTTTATGTGATCGGATTACTGCAGTCAGCTGGTGGATCTCAAAATTGGCAAGAACTCGAAAATCTCAACGACAAGATAATTCAGTTTTGTGAAAACTCGGGAATTAAGATTAAAGAATATTTGATGCATTatacaagaaaagaagattggATTAAGCATTTTGGACCAAAGTGGTATGATTTCTTGAGGAGGAAAATTATGTTTGATCCCAAAAGACTATTGTCTCCGGGACAAGACATCTTTAATTAA